The Candidatus Acidiferrales bacterium genome window below encodes:
- a CDS encoding HXXEE domain-containing protein, whose amino-acid sequence MIPATTRVFFPYWLLGLAQAAHSMEETRNRLYDVGFWTVTGIFHQYAAWFPQFSMDVDTFVTLNMFFIALILGTSPLVWAGARWALWFAGLLGVIETLNGIAHLSAAVYFGGYWPGAFTAPFLLCLGIWLLARLRREGVLR is encoded by the coding sequence ATGATTCCGGCTACGACGCGGGTCTTTTTCCCTTACTGGTTGCTCGGGCTGGCGCAAGCCGCTCATAGCATGGAGGAGACGCGCAACCGGCTCTATGACGTCGGCTTCTGGACGGTCACCGGAATTTTTCACCAATACGCAGCATGGTTTCCGCAGTTCAGTATGGACGTGGATACCTTCGTCACACTGAACATGTTCTTCATCGCGCTGATTCTTGGGACCAGCCCGCTGGTTTGGGCGGGAGCGCGATGGGCGCTATGGTTTGCCGGATTGCTGGGGGTCATTGAGACGCTGAACGGGATCGCTCACCTTTCGGCAGCCGTCTATTTCGGCGGCTACTGGCCGGGCGCGTTCACCGCGCCGTTTTTGTTGTGTCTTGGCATTTGGCTTCTGGCGCGACTGCGGCGGGAAGGCGTCCTGCGGTAG
- the trmFO gene encoding methylenetetrahydrofolate--tRNA-(uracil(54)-C(5))-methyltransferase (FADH(2)-oxidizing) TrmFO, producing the protein MRDGSRITVVGGGLAGSEAAWQLARAGREVTLYEMRPGRTTPAHRSQHLAELVCSNSLKSNEPGSASWLLKEELRRAGSLLMQIADGSAVPAGAALAVDREIFAARVTRAIEENPRIELRREPLERIPEEGIVILSTGPLTSEALASDLARLAGTNHLYFYDAISPIVDASTIDMSKVFRGSRYGKSGPATTDADGDYLNCPMTREEYDRFLDAILAAEEVERHAFEDAAYFEACLPLEELARRGRETLRFGPMKPVGLADPRSGRRACAVVQLRQENLRADSYNVVGFQNHLKFSEQKRILRMIPGLEQAEFLRFGQIHRNTYVNAPALLAETLQLRPRPNIFLAGQLCGTEGYVEAFATGWMAGVHAARLALNRTGSRLARGLPLIPPPRETAMGSLVHYISHSDPAHYQPANIAFDLLPPLDGGPGGDRKRRHHRQCERALAAFAPWLEQIGLEPVGTPRRDSQLVPGSAAVHREGSPREDMTKRT; encoded by the coding sequence ATGAGGGATGGTTCGCGGATCACGGTTGTAGGTGGCGGCCTGGCCGGGAGTGAAGCCGCCTGGCAGTTGGCTCGGGCGGGCCGAGAGGTCACGCTCTATGAAATGCGTCCGGGGCGAACCACGCCGGCGCATCGCAGCCAGCATCTCGCTGAACTCGTCTGCTCGAACTCTTTGAAATCCAATGAGCCGGGCAGCGCTTCCTGGCTGCTCAAGGAAGAGTTGCGGCGGGCGGGCTCGCTTTTGATGCAAATCGCCGATGGCTCGGCCGTTCCGGCGGGCGCCGCCCTGGCGGTGGATCGAGAAATCTTTGCCGCCCGCGTGACGAGGGCGATTGAAGAAAACCCGCGTATTGAGCTTCGGCGCGAACCACTCGAGCGCATCCCCGAGGAAGGCATCGTGATTCTTTCGACCGGGCCGCTCACCTCGGAAGCGCTGGCCAGCGATCTCGCTCGCCTCGCCGGCACCAACCATCTCTATTTCTACGACGCCATCAGCCCCATCGTGGACGCGAGCACAATTGATATGTCCAAGGTGTTCCGCGGCTCGCGCTATGGAAAAAGCGGCCCGGCCACGACGGACGCCGACGGCGATTATCTCAACTGCCCGATGACCCGCGAAGAATATGACCGTTTCCTCGATGCGATCCTGGCCGCGGAGGAAGTCGAGCGCCACGCGTTTGAAGACGCCGCTTACTTTGAAGCGTGCCTGCCGCTTGAGGAACTGGCCCGGAGGGGCCGGGAGACGTTGCGCTTTGGTCCCATGAAACCGGTCGGGCTGGCTGACCCGCGGTCAGGGCGACGGGCCTGCGCGGTCGTGCAACTGCGTCAGGAAAATCTTCGCGCCGATAGCTATAACGTGGTCGGATTCCAGAACCATCTGAAGTTCAGCGAGCAGAAGCGCATCTTGCGTATGATTCCCGGGCTCGAACAGGCCGAGTTCTTGCGCTTTGGCCAGATCCACCGCAATACTTACGTCAACGCTCCGGCCTTGCTCGCGGAAACGCTCCAGTTGCGCCCCCGGCCGAATATCTTTTTGGCGGGACAGCTTTGCGGCACCGAGGGCTACGTGGAAGCTTTTGCCACCGGGTGGATGGCGGGCGTGCACGCTGCACGGCTGGCCCTGAACCGTACTGGTTCAAGGCTGGCGCGGGGGTTGCCGTTGATCCCTCCGCCGCGGGAAACCGCCATGGGCTCGCTGGTGCACTACATTTCTCATTCTGACCCGGCTCATTATCAGCCGGCGAACATTGCTTTTGATCTGCTGCCACCGCTCGACGGCGGGCCGGGGGGCGACCGCAAGCGGCGCCACCACCGCCAGTGCGAACGCGCCCTGGCGGCATTCGCGCCATGGCTCGAGCAAATCGGGCTCGAGCCAGTCGGGACGCCCCGACGAGATAGCCAACTTGTCCCCGGGTCGGCTGCGGTTCACCGCGAGGGTTCGCCGCGGGAGGACATGACGAAACGGACCTGA
- a CDS encoding tyrosine-type recombinase/integrase has product MELASAIARFLDYLRKKNASPHTLRNYESDLEQFLGYLKVPGEAGKGRSRAARPDRFGASVPALEQFDHHLIREYLGHLYDQHLQKTSITRKLSALRSLFEHCVREGVLKESPARLIRSPRLPKHIPTVRTAEEINRFLDSIGQAPIGSEQVPAAAQLGGASAPTRSRRATATPDVPLLKRDRAILELLYASGLRVSELVGLDLKDIDEREQMLRVRGKGRKERLVPYGSKAKAALEAYWPVRQKLLAECQHPGAAGLPPGSRQPRLGRGERFTPSVRRERPLHSVNAEAVFLNYAGHRLTARSVGRLVKKYSLLANVTWDLHPHALRHAFATHLLADGADLRAIQELLGHRSLSTTQKYTQVSIEQLMQVYDKTHPRA; this is encoded by the coding sequence ATGGAACTAGCTAGCGCCATTGCCAGATTTCTCGACTACCTTCGCAAGAAGAATGCCTCGCCGCATACGCTGCGGAATTATGAGAGCGATTTGGAGCAGTTTCTAGGCTACCTGAAGGTGCCGGGTGAGGCTGGGAAGGGTCGGTCTCGGGCCGCCCGCCCCGATCGATTCGGGGCAAGCGTACCGGCTCTCGAGCAGTTCGACCACCACCTCATCCGCGAATACCTGGGCCATCTTTACGACCAGCACCTTCAGAAAACCTCGATCACCAGGAAGCTGTCGGCGCTCCGTTCGCTTTTCGAACATTGCGTCCGCGAAGGAGTGCTCAAAGAAAGTCCGGCGCGCCTGATCCGCTCGCCCAGGTTGCCCAAGCACATTCCGACCGTGCGCACGGCGGAAGAGATCAATCGCTTTCTCGATAGCATCGGGCAAGCCCCGATAGGATCAGAGCAAGTACCCGCGGCTGCCCAACTTGGCGGTGCATCGGCCCCGACCCGATCGCGGCGAGCGACAGCGACTCCAGACGTGCCTCTCCTCAAGCGTGACCGCGCCATCCTGGAGTTGCTTTATGCCTCAGGGCTGCGAGTGAGCGAGCTCGTCGGGCTCGACCTCAAGGACATTGACGAGCGCGAGCAGATGCTGCGAGTGCGCGGGAAAGGCCGCAAGGAGCGGCTGGTGCCTTACGGGTCCAAGGCCAAGGCAGCGCTCGAAGCCTACTGGCCCGTGCGCCAAAAACTCCTTGCCGAATGCCAACACCCCGGCGCTGCCGGCCTCCCGCCGGGAAGCCGGCAGCCCCGATTGGGTCGGGGCGAGCGGTTTACCCCGAGCGTCCGCCGCGAGAGGCCTTTGCATTCGGTGAACGCGGAAGCTGTTTTTTTGAATTACGCCGGCCACCGCCTGACGGCGCGCTCCGTAGGCCGGCTCGTCAAGAAGTACTCGCTCCTGGCCAACGTGACCTGGGACTTACATCCGCACGCGCTGCGCCACGCTTTTGCGACTCATCTCCTGGCGGATGGGGCCGACCTACGCGCCATCCAGGAGCTCCTCGGCCATCGTTCGCTTTCCACAACGCAGAAATACACCCAGGTTTCCATCGAACAATTGATGCAGGTTTATGACAAGACCCATCCCCGGGCATGA
- a CDS encoding energy transducer TonB, giving the protein MTCIEVKPKASAERQLCLDAATGALVREEHPRGQMDGQSEIRAREYSQFLPWAGKTFPRTMRARGANKILVEVRVDEIAPAPNPDPSTFAPLAGAEEWPRCENPEPAVVEKQTLPGYPENAKRNRMMGTVSVYAVIGTDGALSHLTVVRSAGPDFDRATLEAVRGWRYRPMTCNAQPLPTETIIDVAYSLAW; this is encoded by the coding sequence ATGACCTGCATTGAAGTGAAGCCAAAGGCTTCGGCTGAACGGCAACTTTGCCTCGACGCCGCCACAGGCGCCTTAGTTCGCGAAGAGCACCCGCGTGGACAGATGGACGGGCAGAGTGAAATCAGAGCGCGAGAATACTCACAATTCCTGCCCTGGGCGGGCAAAACTTTCCCTCGAACGATGCGGGCCAGGGGAGCAAACAAAATCCTTGTGGAAGTCCGGGTGGACGAGATTGCTCCCGCCCCGAATCCTGATCCCTCGACTTTCGCCCCGCTAGCCGGCGCAGAGGAGTGGCCACGGTGCGAAAACCCCGAGCCCGCAGTTGTCGAGAAGCAGACGCTCCCTGGTTACCCGGAAAATGCCAAGCGGAACCGAATGATGGGAACAGTTTCGGTCTATGCCGTGATCGGCACCGATGGAGCATTGTCCCACTTGACCGTGGTCCGTTCAGCGGGGCCCGACTTCGACCGTGCCACACTCGAGGCCGTTCGGGGCTGGCGGTACCGACCGATGACTTGCAATGCCCAGCCACTGCCAACTGAGACAATTATCGACGTAGCGTACTCACTGGCATGGTAG
- the rplU gene encoding 50S ribosomal protein L21 has protein sequence MYAVIRTGGKQYRVAPGEIVKVETLPGDVGAKVTFDDVLAVRQDDRLLGKAAAAKAKVTGTIVEQGRHKKIVVLKYKRTNQYKIQRGHRQNYTAVQVSEIKV, from the coding sequence ATGTACGCCGTCATTCGGACTGGTGGAAAGCAATACCGGGTAGCGCCGGGGGAGATCGTCAAGGTCGAGACGCTCCCGGGCGATGTCGGCGCGAAGGTCACCTTCGACGACGTACTGGCCGTGCGGCAGGACGACAGACTGCTCGGCAAGGCGGCGGCTGCCAAGGCGAAAGTGACCGGCACGATTGTCGAGCAAGGGCGGCACAAAAAGATCGTGGTCCTCAAATACAAGAGGACCAACCAGTACAAGATCCAGCGCGGGCATCGGCAGAATTACACCGCGGTCCAGGTCAGCGAGATCAAGGTCTAG
- the rpmA gene encoding 50S ribosomal protein L27, which translates to MAHKKGGGSSVNGRNSPGQRLGVKRFAGQFVTGGSILVRQRGTRFFPGRNVGRGKDDTLFAKISGIVRFEDKGGSGRYISVTAEEVSKPAEARQPQEPATVSAD; encoded by the coding sequence ATGGCTCACAAAAAAGGCGGCGGCAGTTCAGTTAACGGGCGAAATTCACCCGGGCAGCGGCTCGGCGTAAAGCGTTTTGCCGGCCAGTTTGTCACCGGCGGGTCCATCCTGGTGCGCCAGCGGGGCACGCGCTTTTTCCCGGGGCGAAACGTCGGCCGGGGCAAGGACGACACCCTGTTTGCCAAAATTTCCGGCATTGTGCGCTTTGAGGACAAAGGCGGCAGCGGGCGCTACATCAGCGTGACGGCGGAAGAGGTTTCAAAGCCCGCCGAGGCCCGCCAGCCGCAAGAGCCGGCTACCGTCAGCGCTGATTAG
- the obgE gene encoding GTPase ObgE gives MFVDEAKIYVKAGDGGNGCLAFRREKFVPRGGPSGGDGGNGGSIVMVSSEHESTLLRYRFNREFRAQRGRHGEGSNRHGANGADLELLVPVGTLVFDDESSELLFDFAAAAHSFILVHGGRGGRGNARFASSTHRAPREHEDGHPGEERRLRLELKLMADVGLVGFPNVGKSTLISRLSAARPKIADYPFTTLEPCLGVVNGNPFPSFVIADIPGLIEGAHLGHGLGTRFLRHIERTRLLAHLVDLADLSSRDPVADFSVVMGELASFSPELARREQIVVGSRVDAMSDRSRLEKLRAFCEEQSHVFFAISSQTGEGVDGLRRAMAQTVERIKRESRAAEPVEQPPA, from the coding sequence GTGTTCGTTGATGAAGCCAAAATCTACGTAAAGGCGGGCGATGGCGGCAACGGCTGCCTTGCCTTCCGGCGGGAGAAGTTCGTCCCGCGCGGCGGGCCTTCGGGCGGAGATGGAGGCAACGGCGGCAGCATCGTCATGGTGAGTTCGGAGCACGAGAGCACGCTGTTGCGCTATCGTTTCAACCGCGAGTTTCGCGCCCAGCGGGGGAGGCATGGGGAAGGCTCGAACCGGCACGGCGCCAACGGCGCCGACCTCGAATTGCTGGTGCCGGTGGGCACTCTCGTTTTCGATGACGAGTCGAGCGAACTCTTGTTTGACTTCGCTGCGGCTGCACATTCGTTTATCCTTGTACATGGCGGCCGGGGGGGGCGCGGTAACGCCCGTTTTGCCTCTTCGACGCATCGGGCACCGAGAGAGCATGAGGATGGGCATCCGGGCGAGGAGCGCCGGTTGCGCCTCGAACTGAAACTGATGGCTGACGTCGGCCTGGTCGGCTTTCCGAATGTCGGCAAATCCACCTTGATTTCGCGCCTTTCGGCGGCGCGGCCGAAAATTGCCGATTATCCCTTCACGACGCTCGAGCCGTGCCTCGGAGTGGTGAACGGGAATCCTTTTCCGAGCTTTGTGATCGCGGACATCCCCGGATTGATCGAGGGCGCGCACCTCGGCCACGGGCTGGGCACACGCTTTTTGCGTCATATCGAGCGCACCCGGCTCCTGGCGCATCTCGTGGACCTTGCCGATCTCTCGAGTCGCGACCCGGTGGCCGATTTCAGCGTGGTGATGGGCGAGCTGGCTTCTTTCAGCCCGGAACTGGCGCGGCGGGAACAGATTGTGGTGGGTTCGCGGGTGGACGCGATGAGCGACCGCTCGCGCCTTGAAAAGCTAAGAGCTTTCTGCGAGGAGCAGAGTCACGTTTTCTTCGCCATCTCTTCTCAGACGGGTGAAGGAGTGGATGGGTTGCGCCGGGCGATGGCGCAAACCGTCGAGCGCATCAAGCGCGAATCGCGGGCGGCCGAGCCGGTGGAGCAACCTCCGGCTTAG
- the nadD gene encoding nicotinate-nucleotide adenylyltransferase: MSERAIGLFGGTFDPIHSGHLAAARAACREFGLSEVHFVPSARPPHKAAREMAPLADRYAMVVLACAGYPTLMASRLEADIKRRRPYYTLETVERARHRFGQRVKLYFLLGADSFEELPTWKDWEKLLEACDFIVVNRPGYSLKRLRRVVPRGLLGRRSGSGGAARTGSGRARGWIALRRTAIYLLRGVEVPVSSTTIRQRAARGLSLRGMVPRVVEEYIRQRKLYR, from the coding sequence ATGAGCGAGCGAGCGATTGGACTGTTTGGCGGCACGTTTGATCCGATCCACAGCGGGCACCTGGCGGCCGCGCGGGCAGCATGCCGCGAGTTTGGCCTGAGTGAGGTTCATTTTGTGCCCTCGGCCCGGCCGCCCCACAAGGCGGCGCGGGAGATGGCGCCCTTGGCCGATCGTTATGCCATGGTCGTGCTCGCCTGTGCCGGCTACCCCACCCTGATGGCTTCGCGGCTGGAGGCCGATATCAAGCGGCGGCGGCCTTACTATACGCTCGAGACGGTCGAGCGGGCTCGCCACCGGTTTGGCCAGCGGGTGAAATTGTATTTCCTTTTGGGCGCCGATTCGTTTGAGGAGCTTCCGACGTGGAAGGATTGGGAGAAATTACTCGAGGCGTGCGATTTCATTGTGGTCAACCGTCCCGGGTACAGCCTCAAGCGGCTGCGGCGGGTGGTTCCCCGAGGGTTACTCGGCCGGCGGAGCGGCTCCGGGGGCGCGGCCCGGACAGGATCGGGTCGAGCGCGCGGCTGGATCGCTCTCCGGCGGACAGCGATCTATCTGCTGCGGGGCGTCGAGGTGCCGGTCTCTTCGACCACCATTCGCCAGCGCGCTGCCCGGGGCCTTTCTTTGCGCGGGATGGTGCCGCGAGTGGTTGAGGAGTATATTCGTCAGCGGAAGTTATACCGATAG
- the rsfS gene encoding ribosome silencing factor, whose product MNRARDTLPPVLGWAIAAAQEKKAEKVTVLDLHGVASFTDYFLICSGTSNRQVQAISDAVEQRLGQGGWNPAQIEGRALAEWVLMDYRDFIVHIFTERARLFYDLERLWRASKRTEIAE is encoded by the coding sequence GTGAATCGAGCCCGTGATACTCTTCCGCCAGTGCTCGGCTGGGCCATTGCCGCGGCCCAGGAGAAAAAAGCGGAAAAGGTGACCGTGCTCGATCTCCACGGAGTTGCTTCCTTCACCGATTATTTCTTGATCTGCAGCGGCACCAGCAACCGCCAGGTGCAGGCCATCAGCGATGCCGTGGAGCAGCGACTTGGCCAGGGGGGATGGAATCCGGCGCAAATTGAGGGCCGGGCGCTGGCCGAGTGGGTTTTGATGGACTATCGCGACTTCATCGTGCACATCTTCACCGAGCGCGCCCGGCTCTTCTACGACCTTGAGCGGCTCTGGCGTGCCTCCAAGCGCACCGAGATCGCGGAGTAG
- a CDS encoding 23S rRNA (pseudouridine(1915)-N(3))-methyltransferase RlmH: MKIRLLMLGKTRAPELRALLDFYVRRILPLCPIEVTEVRPAVAARNGITKESRSHIVLLDAAGREWDSQEFARWLKGLRERGTQEIVFACGDAAGFPESWRRQSDSKISLSRMTMAHELARVVLLEQIYRAVTSLRGHPYAK, encoded by the coding sequence ATGAAGATTCGGCTGCTCATGCTGGGGAAGACGCGGGCGCCGGAACTGCGCGCGCTGTTGGATTTTTATGTTCGTCGGATTCTGCCCCTCTGTCCGATTGAGGTGACCGAGGTCCGGCCAGCCGTGGCCGCCCGGAACGGCATCACGAAAGAGTCTCGGAGCCACATCGTCCTGCTCGATGCCGCCGGCCGCGAATGGGACAGCCAGGAGTTTGCCCGATGGCTCAAGGGACTGCGCGAGCGTGGCACCCAGGAAATTGTCTTCGCGTGCGGCGATGCCGCCGGCTTTCCGGAATCGTGGCGCCGGCAGAGCGACAGCAAGATTTCCCTTTCCCGCATGACGATGGCCCATGAGCTGGCGCGGGTCGTGCTGCTCGAACAGATCTACCGCGCCGTCACGAGCTTGCGCGGGCATCCCTATGCCAAGTGA
- the cobO gene encoding cob(I)yrinic acid a,c-diamide adenosyltransferase, with protein MDEKKKGLIIVYTGPGKGKTTASLGAAFRAVGQGLKVLMVQFIKGSWHYGELDSAKMLGEDKIKLLPMGRGFVKVGAGKPDPEDVRLVEQAWEFSSEKMRSSEYDLVILDEINYAISYKMLDPDRVVEALRQKPEMVHVILTGRNAHPKIVEMADLVTEMREVKHPYQKGIEAQRGIDY; from the coding sequence ATGGATGAAAAGAAAAAAGGATTGATCATCGTTTATACCGGCCCGGGGAAAGGCAAGACGACTGCCTCGCTCGGCGCGGCCTTTCGCGCCGTGGGACAGGGTCTGAAAGTGCTCATGGTGCAGTTCATCAAAGGCTCGTGGCATTATGGCGAGCTGGATTCCGCGAAGATGCTGGGCGAGGACAAGATCAAGCTTCTGCCGATGGGCCGGGGATTCGTCAAGGTCGGCGCGGGGAAGCCTGACCCGGAAGATGTGCGGCTGGTGGAACAGGCGTGGGAGTTTTCGAGCGAGAAAATGCGTTCTTCGGAGTATGATTTGGTGATTCTGGACGAGATCAACTACGCGATCAGCTACAAGATGCTGGATCCTGACCGCGTGGTGGAAGCGCTCCGGCAGAAGCCGGAGATGGTGCACGTGATTCTGACCGGCCGGAACGCGCATCCCAAAATCGTCGAGATGGCCGATCTGGTCACCGAGATGCGCGAGGTAAAGCACCCGTACCAGAAAGGCATCGAGGCGCAGCGCGGCATAGACTACTGA
- the accD gene encoding acetyl-CoA carboxylase, carboxyltransferase subunit beta, with amino-acid sequence MAWFKREKKGLEQPAAAEDRRIRTEGMWQKCDGCKQIVWKKDLEANLNVCPKCHYHFRINATRRLEVLLDDGQWTEHDRGLVSTDPLQFVDTRRYVERLATAEKQTGLKDAVIIAEGKLAGRPIVLCSMEYQFIGGSMGCVVGEKITRAIERSTDQKLPLVIVSCSGGARMMEGAVSLMQMLKISAALARLDQARVPYISVLADPTTGGVTASYAMLGDLNIAEPGALIGFAGPRVIEQTIRQKLPEGFQRAEFLLQHGFLDAIVHRKDLKGYIANALNFFLE; translated from the coding sequence ATGGCTTGGTTCAAGCGAGAGAAAAAGGGCCTCGAGCAGCCGGCGGCGGCCGAAGACCGCCGGATTCGCACCGAGGGAATGTGGCAGAAGTGCGACGGCTGCAAGCAGATTGTCTGGAAAAAGGATCTCGAAGCCAACCTGAACGTCTGCCCGAAGTGCCACTATCATTTCCGGATCAATGCCACGCGACGGCTGGAAGTGCTCCTCGATGACGGCCAATGGACGGAGCACGACCGCGGGCTGGTCTCGACCGACCCGCTCCAATTTGTGGATACCCGCCGGTATGTTGAGCGGCTGGCTACGGCGGAGAAACAGACTGGACTCAAGGATGCCGTGATCATCGCCGAAGGGAAATTGGCCGGACGGCCCATTGTGCTCTGTTCGATGGAATACCAGTTTATTGGCGGCTCGATGGGCTGCGTGGTCGGCGAAAAGATCACCAGAGCCATCGAGCGTTCAACGGATCAAAAGCTGCCGCTCGTGATCGTCTCGTGTTCCGGCGGGGCGCGGATGATGGAGGGCGCGGTCAGCCTGATGCAAATGCTCAAGATCAGCGCCGCCCTGGCGCGGCTCGACCAGGCGCGCGTCCCTTATATCTCCGTGCTTGCCGACCCTACCACCGGCGGCGTCACCGCCAGCTATGCCATGCTGGGCGATCTGAACATCGCCGAGCCGGGCGCGCTGATCGGCTTTGCCGGGCCGCGCGTCATCGAGCAGACCATCCGCCAGAAATTGCCGGAAGGCTTCCAGCGCGCCGAGTTCCTGCTCCAGCACGGCTTTCTCGACGCCATCGTCCACCGCAAGGATCTGAAGGGCTACATCGCGAACGCGCTCAATTTCTTTTTGGAATAG
- a CDS encoding folylpolyglutamate synthase/dihydrofolate synthase family protein: MNYEDAVRYLLSLGREMRGVKFDLENIAALAEALGRPHRAYPSAHIAGTNGKGSVAAMLDSILRQVGLRVGLYTSPHLVRINERIRVAGEEIPDEEFALAFERVRETIERLMATGALRAHPTYFEFLTAMAFDVFARERVGFAVFEVGMGGRLDATNIVSPVVCVITQIDFDHEAYLGHSIEQIAGEKAGIVKAGVPVVCATGREEATRVIEARAARVGAPVIDVEREYQVSKASAEHGRYRFEVRARDGFAARWSLGLAGRFQVQNALLAAAAARLLAQQGVPVTDAHIAQGLACVRWPGRLERLEWPRAGEPESGEGEKADSSAAADSGQARPPVYLDGAHNPAGAREVAAFWREQLGRKKIHLVYGAMQDKAVEEIMELLLPLAATVTLTAPSQPRAASAEALAAMARHFNGRVFVEPQPLKALDRARALASPEDVVFVTGSLYLVGDIRRHWMEAGGLAQTEARRGGARRRTGNT; this comes from the coding sequence ATGAACTACGAGGACGCTGTCCGCTATCTGCTCTCGCTTGGCCGCGAAATGCGCGGGGTCAAGTTCGACCTCGAGAATATTGCGGCGCTCGCCGAAGCGCTCGGCCGGCCGCATCGGGCTTATCCCTCGGCCCACATCGCCGGGACGAACGGCAAAGGTTCGGTGGCGGCCATGCTCGATTCCATCCTGCGCCAGGTGGGTTTGCGCGTCGGGCTTTACACTTCGCCCCATCTCGTTCGCATCAATGAGCGGATCCGTGTAGCGGGTGAGGAAATTCCGGATGAGGAGTTTGCTCTGGCTTTCGAACGCGTCCGCGAAACAATCGAGCGGCTCATGGCCACCGGCGCGCTCAGGGCACATCCCACCTACTTCGAATTCCTCACCGCGATGGCCTTTGACGTTTTCGCCCGCGAGCGCGTGGGCTTCGCCGTCTTCGAGGTCGGCATGGGCGGGCGGCTGGATGCGACGAACATTGTTTCCCCTGTCGTCTGCGTCATCACTCAAATTGATTTTGACCACGAAGCCTATCTGGGCCACTCGATTGAGCAGATTGCCGGTGAGAAAGCGGGCATTGTGAAGGCGGGCGTGCCGGTGGTTTGCGCGACCGGCCGCGAGGAAGCGACCCGGGTGATCGAGGCGCGGGCCGCTCGTGTGGGCGCCCCGGTGATCGATGTCGAGCGCGAATACCAGGTGAGCAAGGCTTCGGCGGAGCATGGGCGGTATCGCTTTGAGGTTCGTGCGCGAGATGGTTTCGCGGCACGTTGGTCGCTTGGTCTTGCCGGCCGCTTCCAGGTTCAGAATGCGCTTCTGGCGGCAGCGGCGGCGCGGCTACTTGCCCAACAAGGCGTGCCCGTCACGGATGCACACATCGCTCAGGGGCTGGCTTGCGTTCGCTGGCCCGGGCGGTTGGAGCGCCTGGAGTGGCCTCGAGCCGGCGAGCCCGAGTCGGGCGAGGGCGAGAAGGCCGATTCGTCCGCCGCGGCGGACTCAGGGCAGGCTCGGCCGCCGGTCTATTTGGACGGGGCGCACAATCCCGCCGGGGCGCGTGAGGTGGCGGCGTTCTGGCGCGAGCAACTGGGCCGAAAAAAGATTCATCTCGTCTATGGCGCCATGCAGGACAAGGCGGTGGAGGAGATCATGGAACTCCTTTTGCCGCTCGCCGCGACGGTTACGCTGACTGCGCCCAGCCAGCCCCGCGCCGCCAGCGCTGAGGCGCTGGCTGCCATGGCCCGCCATTTCAATGGCCGCGTCTTTGTCGAGCCTCAGCCGCTCAAGGCGCTCGACCGCGCCCGGGCGCTGGCGTCTCCGGAGGATGTCGTTTTTGTTACCGGTTCGTTGTATCTTGTCGGGGACATCCGCCGCCACTGGATGGAGGCTGGCGGGCTCGCCCAGACGGAAGCCCGCCGCGGTGGGGCGCGGCGGAGAACCGGGAACACATGA